A region of the Chroicocephalus ridibundus chromosome 1, bChrRid1.1, whole genome shotgun sequence genome:
CTACAGGTGTGACAGGTAACATTAAGGCCATGTTGCAGGCTGTAAAACTGGCCTCTCTAGCTGGGACATAGAGGAGCTAAGATGCTCCTGGGCAGTGGGGACTTTCTAGCCCTTTCTACGTGAGTCCTTTGTGTATGAAGCCCCAAGGAGGGACACATCCCCAGGAACAGCGGTTTGTCATTCCTCCTGCTCTAGGACCCTAAATGCCAGACACAATTCACTGGCGGATTTAGAAACAGACAATAACCTAAGTTGGGGTCATGAGGTGAGGGGGCGAGAGATGGTAGTGTCATGCTGTAAGTGGACAGATAGAGGCCTGGCTACAAGAGGGTGTGAGGTGGGAGCCAGTGCAGCAAATTTCACACTCAGTGCCTGAGAACTGACAGGCCCATTTCCAAGTGATTTGCAGTGGTTGCGGGcagtaaagagagagagagaggaagaaagaaaaggccaaaGAGGCCTCAAGGAGAAGGAGAGGCAGTTAGTCAAGGCTGGGCTTGACCAGGTACCCGTTGAAGGTGATGTACACATCAACATCATCACTGTAAATGGCATTCTCCCGCTCCCGCTTGTAGAGCCTCACCCAGATCTCATCATTTTCCTGAAGCTCCAGCATGAGGCTCTGGCTCTGCATGATGCTGCGGTCACTGGGTTGGGCATACAAGATGACTGCCTCTTCTTCGTTGTGCATGATGTGCATGTAGGTCTCCTTGAAGTTCCAGGTGTGGACGTTGAGGCTGAAATAGTAAAGTCCACCTACATAGCAGTAGAATTTGCCATTGAACATGTCGAAGTGGCTGTAGAGGTTGACGAAGACGGTGTCAAAGATCAAGACCTGGAAGCCTTCACTACTGTGCAGTGCTTTCTTGCGACCGACGGAGAATGCAGCATACTGATGCTTGCAGGGGTCTCCTGCTGTGCCCATCTGTCCTTTACTGCCTTTCTGGCCCTGGGCACCCCGCTCGCCTCGTGGTCCTTCTTTGCCCCATTTCCCTGGCATCCCAGGCTCTCCTCGGTCTCCTTTCTCTCCTACAAGAGGAAGCAGAGGACACAACTCCTATGTAATACCAGAGGCAGAGGTGCAAGTGGCGGTGAAAAAGACTAACAAGGAGGCAGAGGATTGCTCAAGGGTGGGGCAATGCCAGAAGAAGGAATGCTCCTGAAGGTCACAATATAATTGTGCTTCATGGGAAAGGAGATAGCAGACCTCTGGGTGTGACCGGGGTCTCTTCTCTTTTGAACCCCCTCCTCACCACATGATATGGTCTTGCTGGAGGCACTATGACCCGCCCCTAGGAGACTTCAGCCCCGGATGGAGCCCAGCAATGCAAAGTACCGCTGAGGCTTTtaccttttcttcctccacaACACTCCTTTACCTCCaccacagcccctgccct
Encoded here:
- the C1QTNF6 gene encoding complement C1q tumor necrosis factor-related protein 6 isoform X1 is translated as MDIIYLRTPLAFLLLRLVVLGAPTDEPNLTEPDPGACKRCCDPLDPTTDAPPLPPSQHHWPYPVPEVRPYINITILKGEKGDRGEPGMPGKWGKEGPRGERGAQGQKGSKGQMGTAGDPCKHQYAAFSVGRKKALHSSEGFQVLIFDTVFVNLYSHFDMFNGKFYCYVGGLYYFSLNVHTWNFKETYMHIMHNEEEAVILYAQPSDRSIMQSQSLMLELQENDEIWVRLYKRERENAIYSDDVDVYITFNGYLVKPSLD
- the C1QTNF6 gene encoding complement C1q tumor necrosis factor-related protein 6 isoform X3 produces the protein MDIIYLRTPLAFLLLRLVVLGAPTDEPNLTEPDPGACKRCCDPLDPTTDAPPLPPSQHHWPYPVPEVRPYINITILKGEKGDRGEPGMPGKWGKEGPRGERGAQGQKGSKGQMGTAGDPCKHQYAAFSVGRKKALHSSEGFQVLIFDTVFVNLYSHFDMFNGKFYCYVGGLYYFSLNVHTWNFKETYMHIMHNEEEAVILYAQPSDRSIMQSQSLMLELQENDEIWI
- the C1QTNF6 gene encoding complement C1q tumor necrosis factor-related protein 6 isoform X2 — translated: MDIIYLRTPLAFLLLRLVVLGAPTDEPNLTEPDPGACKRCCDPLDPTTDAPPLPPSQHHWPYPVPEVRPYINITILKGEKGDRGEPGMPGKWGKEGPRGERGAQGQKGSKGQMGTAGDPCKHQYAAFSVGRKKALHSSEGFQVLIFDTVFVNLYSHFDMFNGKFYCYVGGLYYFSLNVHTWNFKETYMHIMHNEEEAVILYAQPSDRSIMQSQSLMLELQENDEIWADLTGHCLGDRSWKGRKARISSAV